In Gadus chalcogrammus isolate NIFS_2021 chromosome 1, NIFS_Gcha_1.0, whole genome shotgun sequence, the sequence TCACACAAGCATTTCACTTGCCTCCCATCTGTATGATTGATTTGAATGATGATTAAATTGGAATGTTTTAATGTAATATGAATGCCATCACCATAAAAGCTATGTCCTGTTTGCATGCAGATTTCCATCATATGAACATTTGATGGCTTTTTGGGATCTAATTCAAGAGGCAACAAGCAGAATGGTGAGAGTCACCAGTGGTCAGAAGAACCTCTCCACCAGTACATCCACTGAGACCCCTATGAACAGACCAACAGTAAGTTTTACAACAAACATATACCACCGGCTCGGTACATGTGGATCACACATTTTGCTGGTGACTGCCACAGAAGAGGCAGTTAACTGTGTATTGTTTCTGCTCAGCTCTGTGCATGCACCACATATTTTAAACACCCTAGTTTGTGTATGTTATCGTTGTGTTGTAGTGCTTCTATCTACAGTATCTAATACAGTGACATTTTCCCTAGAAACTGCTGCCAATTGAcgagctcttcctcttcctcaactaCCTGTCAACCGGGTGTACACAAAGGGAGCTTGGTCACAAGTTCAATATCCACAGAGCAACAGCAAGCAGAATAATTGTGACGTGGTCCAACTTTTTGTATACTTTGCTCGGATCGCTCTCCATCTGGATGACCAGCAGATCAGTGAGAGAAAACTGCCCCACAGATTTCAATGGGACCTATGAGAACACCCAGGTCGTCCTTGACTGCACAGAGATGAGATGCCAAGCCCCTACCTCCCTTCTGCTTCAAAGTGAGGTATTCTCCGCCTACAAGTCGCACTGTACCTTCAAAGCACTTATTGGCATGTCCCCCCATGGAGCATTGACATTTGTGTCAGCACTTTTTGAAGGCTCCATCAGTGACAAGGAGATTTTCCGTCACTCCGGCATCACCTCTCTCCTAACACCCGACATGGAGGTTATGGTAGACAAGGGGTTTTTGATTGATGAGCTAGTTTCTGGGAAAGTGCATCGCCCTGCTTTTATGCACAAACAGGAGCAAATGTCAGAGGTAGACATCCTTAAAACCCAGTCGATTGCACGCCTGAGAGTCCACGTGGAGAGGCTCATTAGGAGGGTCAAAGAAAACAAACTTTTTGACACGGTCATCCCTCTCTATTTGTGGCAGTATAAATCAACTGTTCACTGTTGCATGTCTCCTCTCCAATTATCAGTACGGACCCCTGGTCAAGAAATGGATGGTCTGATTTTCTGGtctttttcaaaataaacatgCTATTTAACCATACTccatactgtttttttttttttaagtgatttGTTGTTACTCTTTAAATAAAACTGCTTTACTTCATAAATGTAGTCTACAGCTTTGTTCTGTGTCCTATTGGCTGTGATGGATTTTTTAAAGATGCAAAGGACCATTTATCTGTATTTCAGAAAGGAAAAACACATCATATAGATTTCAAGTGAAATGTATTTGAAAGAGTAAAATTTCATTAATCGTTAGCATGACGTGTCACTGCCTGTTACGAACCTCTGCTCGTTAAAGAGGTGCAACAAAAAGGAGGGAGACAACTGATAAAATGTTTGAATACGTTATCATTTATTGAAAAATCAAGGGATAGGGGGGAATTAAATAAAGAGAAAGGAGATTGCCCTTAAATAAACAAAGCATTCAAATGAACATGTACAATTAACTTAATCATTAGTCACATAAGATTTAAAGGAGTCATCTGCTAAAATGAAATCAACAACTCATGCCACTGCCAGGTATTTGTCCATGTATACATTGAAGAAAAACATGTCAATCCCACGCTTCATTGTTAGCATCATGCCCTCATCCCTCTGGATTCTCTGGATGAAAACATCATCCTGGGCAGAGACAACAAAATCGCACCAACTCATACCTGTGACCAACAGTTGGCCCTGAACTTGCCAATAGTAGGCATGGGTCGGTTTGAGCTGCACTGAACCACTTATTACCTTCAGATAAGGTGCGTCTATGTAATTAGAAATGTTGGGACATTTTATCTCTAAAAGGCCAAACTCTGGCTGTTCTAATGGGTCAAAAACAACCCCATCCGGCGAGGCACCAATCCAAGGTGCATCTGGGTGTACTACAAACCCACATTTGTAGTGGTTGACTCTCTTTATCTGGCAGTACTCCCAGACTGCATCAGCCTCCAACTCCAAACCCCTCTTCATAGCTGCGGTCTGCCGTATCCCTCTAAGAATGCGTTCCGCAAGTCCCTCTTCAGAGGCCTTGCCCACATGACAGACTTCTCTGAAACGAGATGCTGTCACCCGTGGTTTCCGAACATTGTACCAATCGGCACACAAGCTCTGCTCTCGGGTACCACATTCGATCTTATGGGCCAAATCCTCGGTGACTTGAAGACTTTGCATGtgcagttgttgttttctggaacacgcaaacatgcactcTGATGGCTCAAGTCTGTAGGCCTGGAGTGGCAACGATGGAGGGGGTGTGGCATCATGGAGAGCCTTTACCTGGTCTTTGGCAGGTTGCTGGTACGACACGGGACTTCCATGTTGAACCTTTCCAAACAGCGAGTCCACTAGTGGAATATCTTCAGTTATCCCCATGCTGCAGATCATAGGGCGGTCAGCAGCAGCAAAGTCTTTGTATACCTCCGACACCCGAAGAACTGAGAGGTCAGGAAGTTCCCCATGAAGACCTTTGTACAGTTTGCTCCTGTATTTtagaaaacaaacacgcacacgcacacacacacacacacacacacacacacacactaaaaatcTGCAACAGAGTAATACATTCTGCTTGAGTGGAAGAGCATTCTGCAAATGTAATACAATAACAGGTCATCTGAATTAATAATAACACTGAATATCATGAATTACAAGTCAGGCTTTTGACAATTTTATAGACACCTGCTAAAGAGTTTGACACTTAGAGGTGAGTGGAATCAATCATTGATGAAATTAGTTGAACCTATAACTCACTACCGTAGAGAATATAATTACACATAGAACCTACTTTGTAACAATAATGCCAGTTTCCCATCACTGGTTATAAATGCTATTGGCCAATATAATGTATTCTGAAATCCCATAAATAGAGCACTTACCGCACTCCCTCTGTTGTCTTTCTGGCTTTTGGTTTGGCCGAGATCACAGCCATCTTGTCAACAGGGCCCGGCTTTATCCCCTATAGCAATATAGGAAAAAATACAGAATGTGGCAAGTAGGATTGTTTTAAAGCAGGTACAATGTATGCATGAAAGGTGCTTTATACATGAAGTTGGATTGAATGAACTCACCATAACTCTAGGCTTATGCCACTGTTGTTCCCCTTCAGTGCAGCTCAACGTTGGGGGGACAACCTGGAGTTTCAACTGCGAATAGTGCGCAGCTTGAAACAGAAGTGCAACACCGTGGTTGCACAATGCCTTTCCAGCCTTGCAGGTGCAATGGAAGTGCAGGAGCTCCACAGGCTGCACATCTTTTAGGACCACCTATAAAGTACAACATACCAATGTATTCAACGTAATCAATACATATCCCTTGACAGTATTACTCATGTCAAGGGATATATTTATTAAAAGCCTGCCTGATGTATATTCAAATTCTGCCTGAACACCTCCCTTGACAGCCTGGCATGATCCTAGGAAACTCTACTCTAAGCCCAAccataccctaaccctaaaacctaACAATACCCTACCGAACATTAGGCCTACTATGATTTTTACACTGAACACAATTTCACACTGCCGCTGCCTGTATCCATACTCTGAGCTTGTGAGGTTTCTCTGACTTCCTCATTGACCTGTAGCACTCTGCCCTGACCATCACCTCTCCTGAACCCTGATCTTTGTCAGACACTGTGGAAAAATAACAATTTTAGCAAGTTAGTAATTAATAGGATAGCATGCAAGTTAGTTGGTAAGAACAATGACTAGCAACTCTAATAGGAAAATATTGTTGTCCATCTAAAGTTCGTTTGTTCATACACAGGCAATCACAGTTTGCTAACTtgaaaacgaacg encodes:
- the LOC130392081 gene encoding uncharacterized protein LOC130392081, whose product is MDRKKRFTFQRAVGGNNHHCCVPLCTAGGRFNKVLSFHSFPKEPTLRAQWLVKVRREGFTPTTSSRVCSRHFEQEDIVISSVGKRCLRPNIIPSLFGWNNYTKKTQRPGVWDRRPRATQALDRAPEDDPTPEDDSTVEMEVGENSVSGCTELASTPLMEDHDYTASSFIVVDREKFESMSRQIEELTRQIETLHMERFGLQRFSTSPSDIRYYTRFPSYEHLMAFWDLIQEATSRMVRVTSGQKNLSTSTSTETPMNRPTKLLPIDELFLFLNYLSTGCTQRELGHKFNIHRATASRIIVTWSNFLYTLLGSLSIWMTSRSVRENCPTDFNGTYENTQVVLDCTEMRCQAPTSLLLQSEVFSAYKSHCTFKALIGMSPHGALTFVSALFEGSISDKEIFRHSGITSLLTPDMEVMVDKGFLIDELVSGKVHRPAFMHKQEQMSEVDILKTQSIARLRVHVERLIRRVKENKLFDTVIPLYLWQYKSTVHCCMSPLQLSVRTPGQEMDGLIFWSFSK
- the LOC130379636 gene encoding uncharacterized protein LOC130379636 isoform X2, which produces MVRAECYRSMRKSEKPHKLRVVLKDVQPVELLHFHCTCKAGKALCNHGVALLFQAAHYSQLKLQVVPPTLSCTEGEQQWHKPRVMGIKPGPVDKMAVISAKPKARKTTEGVRSKLYKGLHGELPDLSVLRVSEVYKDFAAADRPMICSMGITEDIPLVDSLFGKVQHGSPVSYQQPAKDQVKALHDATPPPSLPLQAYRLEPSECMFACSRKQQLHMQSLQVTEDLAHKIECGTREQSLCADWYNVRKPRVTASRFREVCHVGKASEEGLAERILRGIRQTAAMKRGLELEADAVWEYCQIKRVNHYKCGFVVHPDAPWIGASPDGVVFDPLEQPEFGLLEIKCPNISNYIDAPYLKVISGSVQLKPTHAYYWQVQGQLLVTGMSWCDFVVSAQDDVFIQRIQRDEGMMLTMKRGIDMFFFNVYMDKYLAVA
- the LOC130379636 gene encoding uncharacterized protein LOC130379636 isoform X1, whose translation is MFIDWSAFFHPHPKANEKRVLYCIYRNICTILKVVLKDVQPVELLHFHCTCKAGKALCNHGVALLFQAAHYSQLKLQVVPPTLSCTEGEQQWHKPRVMGIKPGPVDKMAVISAKPKARKTTEGVRSKLYKGLHGELPDLSVLRVSEVYKDFAAADRPMICSMGITEDIPLVDSLFGKVQHGSPVSYQQPAKDQVKALHDATPPPSLPLQAYRLEPSECMFACSRKQQLHMQSLQVTEDLAHKIECGTREQSLCADWYNVRKPRVTASRFREVCHVGKASEEGLAERILRGIRQTAAMKRGLELEADAVWEYCQIKRVNHYKCGFVVHPDAPWIGASPDGVVFDPLEQPEFGLLEIKCPNISNYIDAPYLKVISGSVQLKPTHAYYWQVQGQLLVTGMSWCDFVVSAQDDVFIQRIQRDEGMMLTMKRGIDMFFFNVYMDKYLAVA